TCCTTCTGGACCCGGGCGACGGCATCATCGAGGCGGGCGTCCGCTCCCGCGGCGAGCCCGACCTCGGCGAAGAACGCCTCCACGGACTCCGGCTGGCGTGCCATTGCCCGCAGCGTGTCGAGGGCGGCGACGTTGCCGGAGCCCTCCCAGATCGAGGAGAGCGGCGCCTCGCGGTAGATCCGCGGCATCCCGGACTCCTCGACGTACCCGTTGCCGCCGAGGCACTCCAGTGCCTCCGCCGCGAGGACGGGGGCGCGCTTGCAGGTCCAGTACTTCGACACGGCGAGCGCGATGCGTCGGAACCCGGCCTCGGCCGAGTCGCCGCGCACGGCACGGTCCGTCGCACCCGCGAGCCGCATGCTGACGGCAGTGGCGGCCTCGGTCTCGACAGCGAGGTCGGAGAGGACGTTGGCCATCGCCGGCTGGTCGACGAGCAGGGCACCGAAGGCGCGACGGTGGCGCGCGTGGTGGACGGCCTGAAGCGTCGCGTGCCGCATCAGCGCAGCCGAGCCGATCGTGCAGTCGAGCCGAGTCATGTTGACCATCTCGATGATCGTCGGGACGCCACGGCCCTCCTCTCCGACGAGCCAGCCGCGGGCGTGGTCGTACTCCACCTCAGCCGAGGCGTTCGAGCGGTTGCCGAGCTTGGACTTCAGCCGCTGCAGCCGCAGGGGGTTGCGGGAACCGTCGGGGAGCACGCGCGGGACGAAGAAGCACGACAGACCACCCGGAGCTTGGGCGAGCACGAGGAAGAGGTCCGACATCGGGGCGGAGGTGAACCACTTGTGCCCGACGATCTCGTAGCTGCCGTCGGCGAGCGCCGTGGCCGTAGTCGCGTTGGCGCGAACGTCGGAGCCGCCCTGCTTCTCCGTCATCGACATGCCGGCGACG
Above is a genomic segment from Mumia sp. Pv4-285 containing:
- a CDS encoding acyl-CoA dehydrogenase family protein, with the translated sequence MTATHEVTNQVPPLIDTDLAAYPPLLEGLEREGAAWAEPELREVGRLAGSAQVQDWGRLVEEHPPVLRTHDRYGHRIDEVEFLPQYHDLMRTAVEHGLHAAPWADPAEGAHVARAAKFFTWSLTDPGHTCPVSMTYAVVPALRANAELAATYEPLLTSRDYDFGLREPSTKRGLVAGMSMTEKQGGSDVRANATTATALADGSYEIVGHKWFTSAPMSDLFLVLAQAPGGLSCFFVPRVLPDGSRNPLRLQRLKSKLGNRSNASAEVEYDHARGWLVGEEGRGVPTIIEMVNMTRLDCTIGSAALMRHATLQAVHHARHRRAFGALLVDQPAMANVLSDLAVETEAATAVSMRLAGATDRAVRGDSAEAGFRRIALAVSKYWTCKRAPVLAAEALECLGGNGYVEESGMPRIYREAPLSSIWEGSGNVAALDTLRAMARQPESVEAFFAEVGLAAGADARLDDAVARVQKELADLDAIEYRARHVVEQLALVLQGSLLVRHAPTAVADAFCASRLGGDWGVAFGTLPVGVDTATLIDRAGAS